In Antechinus flavipes isolate AdamAnt ecotype Samford, QLD, Australia chromosome 3, AdamAnt_v2, whole genome shotgun sequence, a genomic segment contains:
- the LOC127557271 gene encoding LOW QUALITY PROTEIN: olfactory receptor 151-like (The sequence of the model RefSeq protein was modified relative to this genomic sequence to represent the inferred CDS: deleted 1 base in 1 codon), which translates to MSQLLFCLIDFFFIPAEYHPNSQRMMTPENHSIVTEFIIIGLSDHPELQLPLFILFLGIYIVSMVGNLVLILLIRISSQLHTPMYYFLSNLSFVDLCSSSVITPKMLVNFVSKKNIISYSGCLTQFFFYCSFAVSECYMLTAMAYDRYVAICSPLLYYNTMSQRVCFLLVSGVYTMGAFSGLIQTAYLARLLFCGDNIISNYFCDILPLLKLSCSSTYINELLMMFLVGFNSLVTTVPIFISYAFIFSSILSIRNAKGRSKAFSTCGSHLAGVILFYGSIIFMYYKPASSYNVIQEKVASVIYTMVIPMLNPLIYSLRNKDVKNSLKKVTKGEAFP; encoded by the coding sequence TCCAGAGAATCATTCTATAGTAACTGAGTTTATTATTATAGGATTAAGTGACCATCCAGAGCTCCAACTTCCCCTTTTCATCTTGTTCTTAGGAATCTACATTGTCTCCATGGTTGGGAATTTAGTACTGATTTTATTAATCAGAATTAGTTCTCAGCTTCACACTCCCATGTACTATTTTCTTAGTAACTTGTCCTTCGTAGATCTCTGTTCCTCCTCTGTCATTACTCCCAAAATGTTGGTGAATTTTGTATCAAAGAAAAACATCATCTCCTACTCAGGGTGCTTAACCCAGTTCTTTTTCTACTGTTCTTTTGCTGTTTCTGAGTGCTACATGCTGACAGCTATGGCCTATGACCGTTATGTTGCCATCTGTAGCCCCCTGCTTTATTATAACACCATGTCCCAAAGAGTCTGCTTCCTGTTGGTGTCAGGGGTATATACAATGGGCGCTTTTTCAGGTCTGATTCAAACAGCCTACTTGGCCAGACTACTGTTCTGTGGGGATAATATTATCAGCAATTACTTCTGTGACATCCTTCCCCTCCTGAAGCTCTCCTGCTCTAGCACTTACATCAATGAGCTTCTGATGATGTTTCTGGTTGGATTCAATTCATTGGTGACTACAGTACCCATTTTTATCtcttatgcttttattttttccagcatCCTCAGTATCCGTAATGCAAAGGGGAGATCTAAAGCCTTCAGTACCTGTGGCTCCCATCTAGCAGGTGTTATCCTCTTTTATGGGtccattattttcatgtattATAAACCAGCTTCTAGTTACAATGTAATCCAAGAAAAGGTGGCTTCAGTGATTTATACTATGGTTATCCCAATGCTGAATCCCCTGATCTACAGTCTAAGGAACAAGGATgtaaaaaactccttaaaaaaagtcacaaaaggTGAGGCATTTCCCTGA